In Thermobaculum terrenum ATCC BAA-798, one genomic interval encodes:
- a CDS encoding MFS transporter — protein sequence MVVHRSEVVSDVNTRMDDVSRGAWRALALASAATILLYVAIMVPLTTVVSTAADLRMGPGTQAWVVSATNLGLAAGLLSSGAIGDDHGRRRIFVVGALLLAGASLLCGLAPNGLVLVLGRVLQGMGGAAVLACAQGIIGQLFPEGYPRARAMGLWAGALGAGVSLGPFVATGGGWRLPYLLVGLAMVMIAGLGLVMLPESRVELSRPVDVWGVLLLGLGVAALMVGLVEGRLGWDSPLVMLLLATGLLLLVAFALYERRTTHPMFDLSLLSSPDFLGATMAAFAAGLGILSLSAVVPIVVEVGLGYGVMVATLVLFAWSGPSSIAAVLARWLPSSLSPRAQLVVGLAGCAVGELLLLLPTSDATVARLLPGLVLAGVANGLLNAALGRQAVASVPPSRTAMGSGANNTARFVGSAIGVSAVVTLVGRATGSGPAGVIASWNVAVLLTTAPLVLGALAVWWGQRGAGRLG from the coding sequence ATGGTGGTGCATAGATCTGAAGTTGTCTCGGATGTGAACACGCGGATGGATGATGTGTCTCGGGGTGCCTGGCGCGCCCTTGCGTTGGCATCTGCTGCCACGATCCTGCTCTACGTAGCCATCATGGTGCCCTTGACCACGGTGGTCAGCACGGCAGCCGATCTGCGGATGGGGCCAGGGACGCAGGCGTGGGTGGTCAGCGCGACGAACCTGGGGCTTGCTGCTGGGCTGCTTAGCAGCGGGGCGATAGGCGACGACCACGGGCGACGGCGCATCTTTGTGGTGGGGGCGTTGTTGCTGGCCGGGGCCTCGCTGCTGTGCGGGCTGGCTCCCAACGGGCTGGTGCTAGTGCTCGGCCGTGTCCTGCAGGGCATGGGAGGGGCAGCGGTGCTGGCCTGTGCTCAGGGCATCATAGGGCAGCTGTTTCCTGAGGGATACCCTAGAGCTCGAGCCATGGGGCTGTGGGCGGGCGCGCTGGGAGCCGGGGTCTCGTTGGGACCGTTCGTTGCTACCGGCGGGGGATGGCGGCTGCCCTACCTCTTGGTGGGGCTGGCGATGGTGATGATCGCCGGCCTTGGCCTGGTGATGCTGCCGGAGTCCAGGGTGGAGCTCTCCAGGCCCGTGGATGTGTGGGGAGTGCTGCTACTGGGGCTTGGGGTGGCGGCGCTGATGGTAGGCTTGGTAGAAGGCAGGCTGGGTTGGGACAGCCCTTTGGTGATGCTGCTGCTGGCTACGGGTTTGCTGTTGCTGGTGGCGTTTGCGCTCTACGAGCGCCGCACCACACATCCGATGTTCGACCTGTCGCTGCTGAGTAGTCCCGACTTCCTGGGAGCAACGATGGCGGCCTTTGCTGCTGGGCTGGGGATCCTCTCGCTGTCGGCCGTGGTGCCGATAGTGGTGGAGGTGGGACTGGGCTATGGGGTTATGGTGGCGACCCTTGTGCTGTTTGCATGGTCAGGACCGAGCTCGATCGCTGCGGTGCTCGCCAGGTGGCTGCCTTCGTCGCTCTCCCCACGGGCGCAGCTGGTGGTGGGTTTGGCTGGGTGTGCGGTGGGTGAGCTCCTGCTCCTGCTGCCCACCTCCGATGCCACGGTGGCGAGGCTGCTGCCTGGGCTGGTGCTGGCAGGCGTAGCCAACGGCTTGCTCAACGCGGCATTGGGACGACAGGCAGTGGCCAGTGTGCCGCCGAGCCGTACCGCTATGGGCAGCGGGGCAAACAACACCGCCCGCTTCGTAGGCTCGGCTATAGGGGTGAGCGCCGTGGTCACGCTTGTGGGACGTGCGACCGGCTCCGGGCCTGCTGGAGTCATCGCCAGCTGGAACGTCGCCGTGCTGCTCACGACCGCGCCCTTGGTGCTCGGAGCTCTCGCCGTGTGGTGGGGCCAACGTGGTGCCGGGCGCCTCGGGTAG
- a CDS encoding zinc-dependent alcohol dehydrogenase family protein, which yields MKGTVLYGPRDVRCEERPDPKIVEPTDAILRLPATCICGSDLWPYRGIDPVTRPAPMGHEYAGFVEEVGSEVKHIRPGQFVVGTFFASDNTCEICRSGYQTSCVNRQPGAPTGAQAEYVRVPLADGTLVPTPDVPPDDMIPDLLAASDVLGTGWFGAVAAEVGPGKTVAVVGDGAVGLLAVLASRLMGAERIILTGSRNPSRQALAREFGATDIIQERGDEAVARVKELTNGLGAHSVIEAVGTQEAMMQAIRSTRPGGHVGFVGVLHDVQIPGNEYFFSHVHLHGGPAPVRRFLPELIDLIWQRKINPGKVFDLRLPLEQVAEGYRAMDERRAIKVMLVP from the coding sequence ATGAAAGGTACCGTGCTGTATGGCCCTCGCGACGTGCGCTGCGAGGAGCGTCCTGATCCGAAGATAGTCGAGCCCACGGATGCCATCCTTAGGTTGCCGGCGACGTGCATCTGTGGCTCCGACCTTTGGCCCTACCGAGGGATAGACCCGGTGACGCGGCCTGCCCCGATGGGGCACGAGTACGCGGGCTTCGTCGAGGAGGTGGGTAGCGAGGTGAAGCACATCAGGCCAGGGCAGTTCGTGGTGGGCACCTTCTTCGCCTCGGACAACACCTGTGAGATCTGCCGATCCGGCTACCAGACCTCGTGCGTCAATCGACAGCCGGGGGCGCCCACGGGCGCGCAGGCGGAGTACGTGCGCGTTCCCCTGGCGGACGGCACCCTCGTGCCCACTCCGGACGTCCCGCCCGACGACATGATCCCCGACCTGCTGGCGGCCTCCGACGTGCTGGGCACGGGCTGGTTCGGGGCCGTGGCCGCCGAGGTGGGTCCCGGCAAGACGGTGGCGGTGGTCGGCGACGGGGCGGTGGGCCTGCTGGCGGTGCTCGCCTCGCGCCTGATGGGTGCCGAGCGCATCATCCTGACGGGCAGCCGCAACCCATCGAGGCAGGCGCTGGCCAGAGAGTTCGGCGCCACGGACATCATCCAGGAGAGGGGAGATGAGGCAGTGGCCAGGGTCAAGGAGCTGACGAACGGCCTGGGGGCGCACTCCGTCATCGAGGCGGTGGGCACGCAGGAGGCGATGATGCAGGCCATCCGCTCCACGAGGCCTGGGGGGCACGTCGGGTTCGTCGGCGTGTTGCACGACGTGCAGATCCCCGGCAACGAGTACTTCTTCTCGCACGTGCACCTGCATGGCGGCCCCGCACCGGTACGTCGCTTCCTGCCGGAGCTGATCGACCTGATATGGCAACGCAAGATCAACCCTGGCAAGGTGTTCGACCTGCGGCTGCCGCTCGAGCAGGTGGCCGAGGGCTACCGGGCTATGGACGAGCGGCGCGCGATCAAGGTGATGCTGGTGCCTTGA
- a CDS encoding nitroreductase family deazaflavin-dependent oxidoreductase: MALRRWLERHADRLYAYLTTVGRRTGRPHRIEIWFAVADGRVYLLSGGRDRSDWVRNIRANPQVTLELGGEVHTGKARVLQPDTAEDQLARRLLVEKYRRGGELDEWGRTSLPIVIEFEGVS; encoded by the coding sequence ATGGCCCTCCGGCGTTGGCTGGAGCGGCACGCGGACAGGCTCTACGCCTACCTAACGACCGTTGGCCGGCGGACGGGGCGTCCCCACCGCATCGAGATCTGGTTTGCGGTGGCGGACGGGCGCGTCTACCTGCTCTCGGGCGGCAGGGACCGTTCTGACTGGGTGCGCAACATCCGGGCCAACCCGCAGGTCACGCTGGAGCTGGGTGGGGAAGTGCACACTGGCAAGGCCCGAGTGCTCCAGCCCGACACGGCTGAGGACCAGCTGGCCCGCAGGCTGCTTGTGGAGAAGTACCGGCGGGGCGGTGAGCTCGACGAGTGGGGGCGCACATCCCTGCCGATCGTGATCGAGTTTGAGGGGGTATCGTGA
- a CDS encoding aldo/keto reductase, with protein sequence MDTTRPVVILNNGVEMPVIGFGVFQIPPEQTADAVRNALACGYRLIDTAASYNNERQVGEGIRSSGMGREEVFVQTKLWISDYGYDSALHAFDRSLRKLGLDYVDLYLLHWPVPSDFAATVASYRAVEKLLVDGLVRAIGVCNFSPSHLERLLAEVNTPPAVNQVELHPYFTQRDLREFNAAHGIVTQSWSPICGVYRYFPTDPQKVKNCLEEPVIVDLAAKYAKTSAQVVLRWHLEHGLCPIPKSARPERIAENIDVFDFELTAEEVAAIDALDTGVRGGPDPKLVDTRMFPRRIED encoded by the coding sequence ATGGACACTACACGACCTGTGGTCATCCTGAACAATGGAGTAGAGATGCCGGTGATTGGGTTTGGGGTCTTCCAGATCCCACCCGAGCAGACCGCCGATGCAGTCCGGAACGCTCTGGCCTGTGGATACAGACTCATCGATACAGCCGCTTCCTACAACAACGAGCGACAGGTGGGCGAGGGTATCAGGAGCAGCGGGATGGGGCGTGAGGAGGTATTCGTTCAGACCAAGCTGTGGATCAGCGACTACGGATATGATTCCGCTTTGCATGCCTTCGACAGAAGCCTGCGCAAGCTAGGCTTGGACTACGTCGACCTGTACCTGCTCCACTGGCCAGTGCCCTCGGACTTTGCAGCCACGGTAGCGTCTTACAGGGCGGTCGAGAAGTTGCTGGTCGATGGGCTGGTGCGGGCGATAGGGGTGTGCAACTTCAGTCCAAGCCACCTAGAGAGGCTCCTAGCCGAGGTGAACACCCCACCAGCTGTGAATCAGGTGGAGCTGCACCCCTACTTCACGCAGCGGGATCTGCGGGAGTTCAATGCTGCACACGGCATCGTCACGCAATCTTGGTCGCCGATTTGTGGGGTGTACAGGTATTTCCCCACGGACCCGCAAAAGGTGAAGAACTGCCTGGAGGAACCGGTCATCGTCGATCTGGCAGCCAAGTACGCCAAGACCTCGGCTCAGGTTGTACTGCGTTGGCATCTTGAGCATGGGCTCTGCCCGATCCCGAAGTCAGCGCGGCCCGAGCGCATAGCGGAGAACATAGATGTCTTTGACTTCGAGCTCACGGCCGAGGAGGTCGCGGCGATCGACGCACTGGACACCGGTGTGCGCGGTGGTCCTGATCCCAAGCTGGTGGACACCAGGATGTTCCCTCGGAGGATCGAAGACTAA
- a CDS encoding DUF2255 family protein produces the protein MAVWTKEDLERIGEAEEIQVAPLRRDGTPRRPVTIWIVRVGDDLYVRSYRGAEAAWYRAARASGAGKLLAGGLERDVAFHPEADPGVNDQIDEAYRTKYRRYLDSYVPPMLTPTARSTTLKVVPS, from the coding sequence ATGGCAGTGTGGACAAAGGAGGATCTGGAGCGGATCGGTGAGGCCGAGGAGATACAGGTGGCTCCCCTCAGGCGGGACGGCACGCCCCGCAGGCCCGTCACCATCTGGATCGTGCGTGTGGGGGACGACCTCTACGTGCGCTCCTATCGAGGGGCCGAGGCTGCCTGGTATCGAGCCGCCAGGGCAAGCGGCGCCGGCAAGCTGCTGGCGGGCGGCCTGGAGAGGGATGTGGCCTTCCATCCCGAGGCCGACCCAGGCGTCAACGATCAGATAGACGAGGCGTACCGCACGAAGTACCGCCGCTACCTTGATAGCTACGTGCCTCCGATGCTCACCCCGACGGCGCGGAGCACCACGCTCAAGGTAGTCCCCAGCTGA
- a CDS encoding aldo/keto reductase, with the protein MEYTRLGNTGLEVSRICLGCMGFGDPDRWVHKWVLREEESRQVIKQALDLGINFFDTANVYSLGVSEEILGRALRDFASRNEVVIATKVYGRMRPGPNGAGLSRKAIMTEIDHSLRRLGTDYVDLYQIHRWDYDTPIEETMEALHDLVKAGKVRYIGASAMFAWQFQKALYVAERHGWTRFVSMQNHMNLIYREEEREMLPLCREEGIGVIPYSPLAAGRLTRDWSQESSLRAQTDEIAKGKYDAMADADWQIIERVAEVARRHGVTRAQVALAWLLGKQPVVAPIIGATKPEHLEEAVGALSVQLSPEDVAYLEEPYVPHPVVGPNPTPAR; encoded by the coding sequence ATGGAATACACAAGGTTAGGTAACACCGGTTTGGAGGTATCACGTATCTGCCTGGGATGCATGGGCTTTGGAGATCCCGATCGCTGGGTGCACAAGTGGGTGCTCCGCGAGGAGGAAAGCAGGCAGGTCATCAAGCAGGCGCTCGATCTGGGCATCAACTTCTTCGACACGGCCAACGTTTATTCGCTGGGCGTGAGCGAGGAGATCCTGGGCAGGGCCCTGAGGGACTTCGCCAGCCGCAATGAGGTGGTCATCGCTACCAAGGTGTATGGTAGGATGCGCCCGGGACCCAACGGGGCGGGGCTGTCGCGCAAGGCGATCATGACCGAGATCGACCACAGCCTCAGGCGACTGGGGACCGACTACGTGGACCTCTACCAGATCCACCGCTGGGACTACGACACGCCGATAGAGGAGACTATGGAGGCGCTGCACGACCTGGTCAAGGCCGGCAAGGTCCGCTACATCGGTGCGTCGGCGATGTTCGCCTGGCAGTTCCAGAAAGCCCTGTACGTCGCCGAGAGGCACGGGTGGACCCGCTTCGTCTCCATGCAGAACCACATGAACCTGATCTACCGGGAGGAGGAGCGGGAGATGCTGCCGCTCTGCCGGGAGGAGGGGATAGGGGTCATCCCCTACAGCCCACTGGCGGCCGGCAGGCTGACGCGCGATTGGTCGCAGGAGAGCTCCCTGCGGGCGCAGACCGATGAGATAGCCAAGGGGAAGTACGACGCCATGGCCGATGCGGACTGGCAGATCATCGAGCGCGTCGCCGAGGTGGCGCGGAGGCACGGCGTCACACGCGCCCAGGTGGCCCTCGCCTGGCTGCTGGGGAAGCAGCCCGTGGTGGCGCCCATCATCGGCGCGACGAAGCCCGAGCACCTGGAGGAGGCCGTGGGGGCGCTGTCCGTGCAGCTCTCCCCAGAGGACGTGGCCTACCTGGAGGAGCCCTATGTCCCCCATCCGGTGGTAGGGCCGAACCCAACGCCGGCCAGATAG
- a CDS encoding aldo/keto reductase, translating into MQYTSLGRTGLQVSRLCLGTMNFGPQTSEQESFAIMDQALEHGINFFDTANVYGFHLGAGVTEEIIGRWLAQGGGRRDKIVLATKVYGRMGDGPNDRGLSAYHIRKACEDSLRRLQTDHIDLYQMHHIERSTPWDEIWQAMEVLVQQGKVLYVGSSNFAGWDIATAQCAARERHFLGLVSEQSVYNLSNRMVELEVIPACRHYGLGLIPYSPIGGGLLGGVLRGVSEGRRADDRMREQIERRRPQLEAYEALCRELGEEPANVALAWLLHNPDVTSPIIGPRTVEQLTGSLRALEIELSEDVLRRLDEIWPGPGGEAPMAYAW; encoded by the coding sequence ATGCAGTACACATCGCTGGGCCGCACGGGCCTGCAGGTAAGTCGCCTGTGCCTGGGCACCATGAACTTTGGTCCCCAGACGAGCGAGCAGGAGAGCTTCGCGATCATGGACCAGGCGCTGGAGCACGGCATCAACTTCTTCGACACCGCCAACGTTTACGGTTTCCATCTTGGGGCAGGCGTCACGGAGGAGATCATCGGCAGGTGGCTGGCGCAGGGGGGTGGACGGCGCGACAAGATCGTGCTGGCCACCAAGGTGTACGGCCGGATGGGCGACGGGCCGAACGATCGCGGCCTCTCCGCATACCACATCCGCAAGGCGTGCGAGGACAGCCTGCGGCGCCTGCAGACCGACCACATAGACCTGTACCAGATGCACCACATAGAGCGCAGCACGCCCTGGGACGAGATCTGGCAGGCGATGGAGGTCCTCGTCCAGCAGGGGAAGGTGCTCTACGTGGGCAGCAGCAACTTCGCTGGCTGGGACATCGCTACCGCGCAGTGCGCCGCCAGGGAGCGCCATTTCCTCGGGCTGGTGTCCGAGCAGAGCGTGTACAACCTCAGCAATCGCATGGTAGAGCTGGAGGTCATCCCCGCGTGCCGCCACTACGGCCTGGGGCTCATCCCTTACAGCCCTATCGGCGGCGGGCTGCTCGGAGGCGTGCTGCGAGGGGTCAGCGAGGGGCGACGCGCGGACGATCGCATGCGGGAGCAGATCGAGAGGCGCCGCCCTCAGCTGGAAGCGTACGAGGCGCTGTGCCGAGAGCTGGGAGAGGAGCCGGCCAACGTGGCCCTGGCCTGGCTGCTGCACAATCCCGACGTCACATCTCCCATAATCGGCCCGCGCACGGTCGAGCAGCTGACCGGCAGCCTGAGGGCGCTGGAGATAGAGCTCTCGGAGGACGTGCTGCGTCGGCTGGACGAGATCTGGCCCGGACCAGGAGGTGAGGCGCCCATGGCCTACGCCTGGTAG
- a CDS encoding LLM class F420-dependent oxidoreductase — MTKLRWGIKTAPQHTTYEAMLRVWKEADEHPAFEHAWLFDHFAPIQGDLDGPCYEGWTLLSALAAQTSRLRLGIMVTGNTYRHPAVLAHMAATLDVISGGRLDFGIGAGWNEYEHESMGIPLYKPGERIRRLGEACEIIKRLFTQHLTDFDGRYYQLKQARCEPKPVQKPHPPFVIGGGGEQLTLRVAARYADIWNSTGGDVETFRHKVQVLHEHCAAVGRDPSEIELSVQLRVNYDDLQATTEAVRAFVEAGATHLVLMLTYPYPEGIVSKLADEVVSQFS; from the coding sequence TTGACCAAGCTGAGATGGGGCATCAAGACCGCTCCTCAACACACCACCTACGAGGCCATGCTGCGGGTCTGGAAGGAGGCCGATGAGCACCCTGCGTTCGAGCACGCCTGGCTGTTCGACCACTTCGCGCCGATCCAGGGGGATCTCGACGGCCCATGCTACGAGGGCTGGACGCTGCTGTCGGCCCTGGCGGCGCAGACCTCCCGGCTGCGGCTGGGGATCATGGTCACGGGCAACACCTACCGCCACCCTGCGGTGCTCGCGCACATGGCGGCCACCCTGGATGTGATCTCAGGTGGGCGGCTGGACTTCGGGATCGGCGCTGGATGGAACGAGTACGAGCACGAGAGCATGGGCATCCCGCTCTACAAGCCCGGCGAGCGCATTCGGCGGCTGGGGGAAGCTTGCGAGATCATCAAGCGGCTCTTCACCCAGCACCTCACCGATTTCGATGGGCGTTACTACCAGCTCAAGCAGGCGCGCTGCGAGCCCAAGCCCGTCCAGAAGCCCCACCCGCCGTTCGTCATCGGTGGCGGCGGCGAGCAGCTCACCCTGCGCGTCGCGGCACGCTACGCCGATATATGGAACTCGACTGGCGGCGATGTGGAGACCTTCCGGCACAAGGTGCAGGTGCTGCACGAGCACTGCGCGGCTGTGGGCCGCGATCCCAGCGAGATCGAGCTCTCGGTCCAACTGCGGGTCAACTACGACGATCTGCAGGCGACCACCGAGGCGGTGCGGGCGTTCGTCGAAGCCGGGGCCACGCACCTAGTCCTGATGCTGACTTACCCTTATCCCGAGGGGATAGTCTCTAAGCTTGCCGACGAGGTAGTTAGCCAGTTTAGTTGA
- a CDS encoding creatininase family protein — MRWEELTGDRFPEAVKECGGVCVIPLSVIERHGHHLPLGTDMYIGREVANRAAAIEPAIVFPDYIFTQIPEARHRAGTISIDPDLMIQLLDNVCREVARNGLKKIVLLNAHGGNFGLLALFNMLPLYSPRDYVIYIVHALGPLPQGVEVPWDASAEGHAGPGETSMILAIRPDLVRMDQVPTNDEGRALGRLRALREAGVQTGIWWYADHPTHYQGDARAADAEAGDRLLDARAEQVARALRAIKADTEAARLQDEFYRGSASPY, encoded by the coding sequence ATGAGATGGGAGGAGCTTACCGGAGACCGTTTCCCGGAGGCGGTCAAGGAGTGCGGGGGCGTGTGCGTGATACCGCTGTCGGTAATCGAGCGCCACGGTCATCACCTCCCTCTGGGGACCGACATGTACATAGGGCGCGAGGTAGCCAATCGCGCCGCGGCCATCGAGCCGGCGATAGTCTTCCCCGACTACATCTTCACGCAGATCCCTGAGGCCCGTCACAGGGCGGGAACGATCAGCATCGATCCTGATCTGATGATCCAGCTGCTCGACAACGTCTGCCGGGAGGTGGCCCGCAACGGCCTGAAGAAGATCGTGCTGCTGAACGCCCACGGTGGCAACTTCGGGCTGTTGGCGCTGTTCAACATGCTGCCGCTGTACAGCCCGCGCGACTACGTGATCTACATCGTGCACGCGCTAGGCCCCCTGCCCCAGGGCGTAGAGGTCCCGTGGGATGCCTCTGCCGAGGGCCACGCCGGGCCGGGGGAGACGAGCATGATCCTCGCGATCCGCCCGGACCTGGTGCGCATGGACCAGGTCCCGACCAATGACGAGGGCAGGGCCCTGGGTCGCCTTAGGGCCCTGCGCGAGGCCGGGGTGCAGACCGGCATCTGGTGGTACGCCGATCACCCCACGCACTACCAGGGAGACGCCCGGGCCGCGGACGCCGAGGCAGGTGACAGGCTCCTGGATGCCCGAGCCGAACAGGTGGCCAGGGCGCTGCGCGCGATCAAGGCCGATACCGAGGCCGCGCGCCTGCAGGACGAGTTCTACAGGGGGTCAGCTTCTCCGTACTAG
- a CDS encoding NAD(P)-dependent oxidoreductase has protein sequence MQRVALIGLGLMGSGMARNLLKAGFPLVVYNRSLEKGLPLRDAGAEVADTPRQAAEGADVVISMVADDGASRHIWLGEAGALEGARPGMVLIECSTLSTRWVRELAGRAQDMGCQFLDAPVTGSQPQAEAGELTFLVGGDARTLEQVEPILKAMGRTIHHLGPTGSGATMKLINNLLVGVQAAALAEALHLAESAGLDTSQVLDILSNGAVGSAVVRTKGPKMLSGDYSTQFALRWMHKDMTYALDEGVERTVPLPTVAAAREIYRMALARGLTDADFAAVVEVLRGA, from the coding sequence ATGCAGCGTGTGGCTTTGATCGGTCTGGGGCTGATGGGCAGCGGCATGGCGCGCAACCTGCTCAAGGCGGGCTTCCCGCTGGTCGTGTATAACCGCAGCCTCGAGAAAGGGTTGCCCCTGCGGGATGCGGGGGCGGAGGTCGCCGATACTCCCAGGCAGGCTGCCGAGGGGGCCGACGTCGTCATCAGCATGGTCGCGGACGACGGCGCGTCCCGGCACATCTGGCTGGGCGAGGCCGGCGCGCTGGAGGGCGCTAGACCCGGGATGGTGCTGATCGAGTGCAGCACCCTTTCGACCAGGTGGGTCAGGGAGCTCGCGGGGCGCGCGCAGGACATGGGCTGCCAGTTCCTCGATGCCCCGGTCACCGGCAGCCAGCCCCAGGCGGAGGCCGGCGAGCTGACTTTCCTGGTAGGCGGGGACGCGCGCACCCTGGAACAGGTTGAGCCGATCCTGAAGGCCATGGGGCGGACGATCCATCACCTAGGACCTACCGGCAGCGGGGCGACGATGAAGCTGATCAACAACCTGCTGGTCGGCGTGCAGGCCGCGGCCCTGGCCGAGGCGCTGCACCTGGCGGAGAGCGCGGGGCTGGACACCTCTCAGGTGCTGGACATCCTCAGCAACGGGGCGGTGGGCAGCGCCGTCGTCAGGACCAAGGGGCCCAAGATGCTCTCTGGCGACTACAGCACGCAGTTCGCCCTGCGCTGGATGCACAAGGACATGACCTACGCCCTCGACGAGGGCGTCGAGCGGACCGTGCCGCTGCCGACGGTGGCCGCGGCACGCGAGATCTACAGGATGGCCCTCGCGCGGGGTCTCACTGATGCGGACTTCGCGGCCGTGGTGGAGGTCCTCAGGGGGGCCTGA
- a CDS encoding cupin domain-containing protein, giving the protein MALQVEHIEDLPQQSGEPTSFTGTTHIQSVVSSEGPVAMARVTFEKGARTFWHVHSGEQVLYFLEGRGRVQVRGEQPVDASEGDIVRIPAGVEHWHGAHPEEEHRMRHLAITFGRVTWLDPVSDEDYRAG; this is encoded by the coding sequence ATGGCGCTGCAGGTTGAGCATATCGAAGATCTACCACAGCAGTCCGGCGAGCCCACTAGCTTCACCGGCACCACCCACATACAGTCGGTCGTCTCCTCTGAGGGGCCGGTGGCTATGGCCAGGGTGACCTTCGAGAAGGGGGCGCGCACCTTCTGGCACGTGCACAGCGGCGAGCAGGTGCTGTACTTCCTGGAGGGGCGAGGCCGGGTGCAGGTGCGCGGCGAGCAGCCGGTGGACGCCTCGGAGGGAGACATCGTGCGCATCCCCGCCGGAGTCGAGCACTGGCACGGGGCGCATCCCGAGGAGGAGCACCGGATGCGCCACCTGGCGATCACCTTCGGCAGGGTCACCTGGCTGGATCCCGTGTCGGACGAGGACTACCGCGCGGGATAA
- a CDS encoding DUF1326 domain-containing protein has protein sequence MTGSDTLASFVAYTGGVAGIIWCLRAGFDKQVHTQGKPMAWHISGTYYAPCSCKVGCPCTLGEPDGDQGWCSGAILLDIQSGEVDGTDVSGSRALFLADWPRGFISGNGTARIYFDSSISAEKRSALEPMLMGKMGGVLEVLASLVPNMLAPKDAPIQIQTIDGKTQATVGDVGMVVVEPLVGPNGEPTVLQNGAFAFRGHITLGRGTGTYFHDPEMRAWTSAGHGEMEEFDWSA, from the coding sequence GTGACCGGAAGCGATACTTTGGCATCCTTTGTTGCCTATACAGGAGGTGTGGCGGGAATAATATGGTGCTTACGAGCGGGGTTTGACAAGCAGGTGCATACTCAGGGGAAACCTATGGCATGGCATATCTCAGGAACGTACTACGCACCATGTAGCTGCAAGGTAGGCTGCCCATGTACGCTTGGCGAGCCGGACGGCGACCAGGGCTGGTGCTCGGGCGCGATACTGCTTGATATCCAGAGCGGCGAGGTCGACGGCACCGACGTGAGTGGGTCCAGAGCGCTGTTTCTAGCGGACTGGCCTCGCGGATTCATCAGTGGCAACGGCACGGCCAGGATATACTTCGACTCGAGCATCTCCGCCGAGAAGCGCTCTGCATTGGAGCCGATGCTCATGGGCAAGATGGGAGGAGTGCTGGAGGTGCTGGCTTCCCTCGTGCCCAACATGCTAGCACCTAAGGATGCCCCCATTCAGATACAGACGATCGACGGCAAGACCCAGGCAACGGTGGGGGACGTGGGTATGGTCGTGGTTGAGCCCCTGGTCGGACCTAATGGTGAGCCGACCGTCCTGCAGAACGGGGCATTCGCCTTTCGCGGCCACATCACGCTCGGGAGAGGTACGGGCACGTACTTCCACGATCCAGAGATGCGGGCTTGGACCAGTGCTGGGCACGGGGAGATGGAGGAATTCGACTGGAGCGCATGA
- a CDS encoding DUF1326 domain-containing protein, which produces MNQVPEWHVTGDWFDVCSCSVPCPCEFAQPPTNNHCEGVLVWHIREGHYGDVQLDGLNVLALGAFDDNIWAGAKAAMAIFLDERADERQRQALQSIFGGQVGGWPAGFAELIGDLRGVEFAPIRVEVSDDLAYWRVEIPGKVTATAEALSGPTTPSGQRVQLMNPPGSEVGPGQVATWGSRDVMEPTEVFGFRTNFTGRSSKHIPFDWSGPGES; this is translated from the coding sequence ATGAATCAAGTACCTGAATGGCATGTTACTGGAGATTGGTTTGATGTGTGCAGTTGTAGTGTGCCATGCCCCTGCGAGTTCGCTCAGCCGCCAACGAACAACCACTGCGAGGGTGTCCTCGTCTGGCACATCCGCGAGGGCCATTACGGCGACGTGCAACTAGATGGATTGAACGTCCTCGCCCTCGGCGCGTTCGATGACAATATCTGGGCGGGCGCGAAGGCGGCGATGGCTATCTTTCTAGACGAGCGGGCCGACGAGCGCCAGCGGCAGGCCCTCCAGTCAATCTTCGGAGGTCAAGTTGGAGGTTGGCCAGCAGGATTTGCCGAGCTCATAGGCGACCTGCGAGGGGTCGAGTTTGCCCCGATCAGGGTCGAGGTATCTGACGACCTGGCCTACTGGCGAGTTGAGATACCTGGCAAGGTGACCGCTACAGCCGAAGCACTCTCAGGCCCCACGACCCCGTCCGGGCAGAGGGTCCAGCTGATGAACCCGCCCGGCAGCGAGGTCGGACCTGGCCAGGTGGCCACCTGGGGGAGCAGAGACGTGATGGAGCCCACCGAGGTCTTCGGTTTCCGGACCAACTTCACCGGCAGGTCGAGCAAGCACATCCCGTTCGACTGGAGCGGTCCAGGGGAGTCGTGA